The proteins below come from a single Anderseniella sp. Alg231-50 genomic window:
- a CDS encoding class I fructose-bisphosphate aldolase: protein MKQTLEDIANAMVAPGRGILAADESTGTIKKRFDSISVESTEDSRRNYREMLFSTKAAMRKNISGVILFDETIRQSSASGKQTLVEMMQGTNSIPGIKVDAGAQDMAGFKGEKITAGLDGLRARLKEYRKLGAGFAKWRAVIDIAPGAPTYGCIRANAHALARYAALCQENGIVPIVEPEVLMDGPVASHSIERCYDVTERTLKIVFSELYEARVNLEGIVLKPNMIVPGKNAAKQASAVQVADLTVKCLKACVPTAVPGIAFLSGGQSDVEATEHLSLMNSRHDVPWNLTFSYGRALQAAALKAWGGKPVNVKAAQAAFAHRAAMNGLASKGKWTKAAEKAK, encoded by the coding sequence ATGAAACAGACACTCGAAGACATCGCCAACGCCATGGTTGCACCCGGCAGGGGAATTCTTGCCGCAGATGAAAGCACCGGCACCATCAAGAAACGGTTCGACAGCATTAGCGTTGAGTCAACCGAAGACAGCCGGCGCAACTATCGTGAAATGCTGTTCTCGACCAAGGCGGCGATGCGGAAAAACATCTCCGGCGTGATCCTGTTTGACGAAACCATCCGCCAGTCATCGGCCAGCGGCAAGCAGACACTGGTTGAAATGATGCAGGGCACAAACTCCATCCCCGGCATCAAGGTTGACGCCGGTGCACAGGACATGGCCGGTTTCAAGGGCGAGAAGATTACCGCCGGTCTTGATGGCCTGCGCGCGCGTTTGAAGGAGTACCGCAAGCTTGGTGCCGGTTTTGCCAAATGGCGCGCCGTGATCGATATTGCGCCCGGCGCACCGACATACGGCTGTATCCGCGCCAACGCCCATGCGCTTGCGCGGTATGCCGCGCTTTGCCAGGAAAACGGCATCGTACCGATTGTCGAGCCGGAAGTGCTGATGGATGGCCCGGTCGCCTCGCACTCCATCGAACGCTGCTATGATGTCACCGAGCGGACCCTGAAAATCGTGTTTTCCGAGCTCTATGAAGCGCGGGTCAACCTTGAAGGCATCGTGCTGAAGCCGAACATGATCGTGCCCGGCAAGAACGCCGCCAAGCAGGCAAGCGCGGTGCAGGTCGCCGACCTGACGGTGAAGTGCCTGAAAGCATGTGTGCCAACCGCGGTTCCCGGCATCGCCTTCCTGTCGGGCGGACAATCCGATGTCGAAGCAACCGAACACCTGTCACTGATGAATTCGCGTCACGACGTACCCTGGAACCTGACCTTCTCCTATGGCCGCGCCCTGCAGGCAGCAGCGCTCAAGGCCTGGGGCGGCAAGCCAGTCAACGTCAAGGCGGCGCAGGCAGCCTTTGCCCATCGCGCCGCCATGAACGGTCTCGCCTCGAAGGGCAAATGGACCAAGGCGGCCGAGAAGGCCAAATAG
- a CDS encoding phosphoglycerate kinase — protein sequence MTTFRTLDDLDVKSRRVLVRVDLNVPMQDGRVSDTTRLHAVSPTIRELSDKGAKVILLAHFGRPKGRPVAEMSLAPIAQALADVLGRPVQFAADDPGQLSDGQVVLMENTRFNEGEEQNDADYAKSLASFGDIYVNDAFSAAHRAHASTEAVARLLPAAAGRSMEKELSALSAALTDPARPLVCVVGGAKVSTKLELLGNLSKVADTIIIGGGMANTFLAAKGIPVGKSLCEHDMAATALDILKQADANDCRILLPIDAVVAKEFAAGAASRVVPVSDIAEDEMMLDVGPASVAEAAAVFDTAATLVWNGPFGAFEIAPFDAGTVAAAQHAAQLAKTGKLVAVAGGGDTVAALNHAGVADDFTYVSTAGGAFLEWLEGKALPGVEVLRAA from the coding sequence ATGACCACCTTCAGGACACTCGATGATCTGGATGTCAAATCCCGGCGTGTGCTTGTCCGGGTGGACCTGAACGTTCCGATGCAGGACGGCAGGGTTTCGGACACAACCCGCCTGCACGCCGTCTCGCCAACCATCCGTGAATTGTCGGACAAAGGTGCGAAAGTCATTCTGCTGGCACACTTTGGCCGTCCCAAGGGAAGGCCGGTCGCCGAGATGAGCCTTGCCCCAATTGCACAAGCGCTGGCGGATGTGCTTGGCCGTCCGGTGCAGTTTGCTGCCGATGATCCCGGCCAGTTGTCTGACGGCCAGGTCGTGCTGATGGAAAACACCCGGTTCAACGAAGGTGAAGAGCAAAACGATGCCGACTACGCGAAGTCTCTCGCGTCATTCGGCGATATCTATGTCAACGATGCGTTTTCCGCCGCCCACCGCGCCCATGCATCCACCGAAGCTGTTGCGCGGCTGTTGCCCGCCGCAGCCGGCAGGTCGATGGAAAAGGAACTGTCTGCCCTTTCAGCCGCGCTGACGGACCCTGCCCGGCCATTGGTCTGTGTGGTTGGCGGCGCCAAGGTTTCCACCAAGCTTGAGTTGCTGGGCAACCTGTCAAAGGTCGCCGACACCATTATCATTGGCGGCGGCATGGCCAACACCTTCCTTGCAGCCAAGGGAATTCCGGTCGGCAAGTCATTATGCGAACACGACATGGCCGCTACTGCGCTGGACATCCTCAAACAGGCCGATGCAAACGACTGCCGCATCTTGCTTCCGATAGACGCAGTTGTGGCGAAGGAATTTGCTGCCGGTGCGGCCAGCCGGGTCGTACCTGTCAGCGACATTGCAGAAGATGAAATGATGCTGGACGTGGGGCCTGCCTCGGTCGCCGAAGCGGCTGCTGTCTTTGACACCGCTGCAACACTGGTCTGGAACGGGCCTTTCGGCGCTTTCGAAATCGCACCGTTTGACGCTGGCACCGTTGCTGCTGCGCAGCATGCCGCCCAACTGGCAAAAACCGGCAAGCTGGTCGCGGTTGCCGGTGGCGGTGATACCGTGGCGGCATTGAACCATGCCGGTGTGGCAGATGATTTTACCTATGTATCCACCGCTGGTGGGGCATTTCTTGAATGGCTTGAAGGCAAGGCGCTACCCGGCGTCGAGGTCTTGCGGGCAGCCTGA
- a CDS encoding thiamine phosphate synthase, which yields MNTQPAEDLPNCRLFLVPPSGMDADIIAACLAAAAGAGDVACLVLPADKALTDKVMPIAQQADIAVLITDDSRFAAYEKADGVHITTGTDDAVAAHKTLGRNASVGLVASGSRHAAMEAGETDIDYIAFDLTSPAGVDLLTWWVPLFEVPCVGLGATDETACLDAIASGADFVMPPAAMWSSADEAARLARTLTAAGNRSAA from the coding sequence ATGAACACGCAACCTGCCGAAGATCTGCCCAACTGCCGCCTTTTCCTGGTGCCACCTTCAGGCATGGATGCAGACATCATCGCGGCATGCCTGGCGGCTGCAGCTGGCGCAGGCGATGTTGCCTGCCTGGTTTTACCGGCCGACAAGGCGCTAACGGACAAGGTCATGCCAATCGCACAGCAAGCAGATATTGCCGTCCTGATCACGGATGACAGCCGTTTTGCAGCTTACGAAAAAGCCGACGGCGTCCACATTACCACTGGCACCGATGACGCGGTGGCGGCTCACAAGACACTGGGCCGCAATGCCAGCGTCGGACTTGTCGCATCGGGTTCACGCCACGCGGCCATGGAAGCCGGTGAGACCGACATCGACTATATCGCCTTTGACCTGACTTCACCGGCAGGCGTCGATCTGCTCACTTGGTGGGTACCGCTGTTTGAGGTGCCCTGCGTTGGACTGGGTGCAACTGACGAGACTGCTTGCCTGGACGCAATTGCATCGGGCGCTGACTTTGTCATGCCGCCTGCCGCCATGTGGAGCTCTGCGGACGAGGCGGCGCGACTTGCCCGCACATTGACCGCCGCCGGAAACAGGAGTGCTGCATGA
- a CDS encoding tetratricopeptide repeat protein, whose product MKLFLTGLLAACLAFSTADATAQTSKLAPTFKEAAALYSDENYPAAYEIAVPLATKGDVKAQIMLGEMYELGHGRKIDMPNALQWYEMAAAQDHTGAMFRIGMLNLTGQAGAADPAKARKWLSKAAAAGHMKASNELGLIYYQGNGVLQDPVLASRHIRKAADAGLAQAQYNLGLLYVNGDGVEKNLTTASIWFQKAAVQGLPEAALDYGLMVYGGDAGLRKDYKIGAQWLLVAANSGNADAQLFIARILAAGRGMKKDRIEAGKYYTLARQAGRTDADLDVMMSNLSAPQLGDAERRARVFAEDLKNKRLNANDGKTDRNG is encoded by the coding sequence ATGAAACTGTTCCTGACCGGTTTACTGGCGGCTTGTCTGGCCTTTTCGACAGCAGACGCCACTGCGCAAACCAGCAAGCTTGCCCCGACCTTCAAGGAGGCAGCAGCTCTTTACTCCGATGAGAACTATCCAGCCGCATACGAGATCGCCGTTCCGCTGGCAACCAAGGGGGATGTCAAGGCGCAGATCATGCTGGGCGAGATGTACGAGCTGGGCCATGGCCGCAAGATCGACATGCCCAATGCACTGCAATGGTACGAAATGGCTGCCGCCCAGGACCATACCGGTGCCATGTTCCGGATCGGCATGCTGAACCTGACCGGACAGGCAGGCGCCGCAGACCCGGCGAAAGCCCGCAAATGGTTGTCCAAAGCCGCTGCCGCCGGTCACATGAAGGCCAGCAATGAACTGGGTCTTATTTACTATCAGGGCAATGGGGTTCTGCAAGATCCCGTTCTGGCCTCCAGGCACATTCGCAAGGCTGCCGACGCGGGCCTTGCCCAGGCGCAGTACAATCTCGGCCTGTTATATGTGAACGGCGACGGCGTCGAAAAGAACCTGACAACTGCCAGCATCTGGTTCCAGAAAGCTGCGGTGCAGGGCCTGCCGGAAGCAGCGCTTGACTATGGCCTGATGGTGTATGGCGGTGATGCAGGACTTCGCAAGGATTACAAGATCGGCGCACAATGGCTGCTGGTTGCCGCCAATTCGGGCAATGCGGACGCGCAATTGTTCATCGCCCGGATCCTGGCAGCAGGACGCGGCATGAAGAAAGACCGTATCGAGGCGGGCAAATATTATACCCTGGCCAGGCAGGCAGGCAGAACCGACGCCGATCTTGACGTGATGATGTCCAATCTGTCGGCGCCGCAACTGGGTGATGCAGAACGCCGCGCCCGGGTGTTCGCCGAAGACCTCAAGAACAAGCGCCTCAACGCAAACGACGGCAAGACTGACCGGAATGGGTGA
- a CDS encoding trans-3-hydroxy-L-proline dehydratase, giving the protein MRTSRIIHLVSAHAEGEVGDVIVGGVAPPPGETLWDQRAFIASDQTLRNFVLNEPRGGVFRHINLLVPAKHPDAQFGFIVMEPEHTPPMSGSNSICVSTVLLDTGLVEMTEPETRFNLEAPGGLVAVTAHCEAGKAKSITVHNVPSFADKLDAQLEVEGHGTLNVDTAYGGDSFVIVDAPALGFSILPDEARDIATLGAQITKAANEQLGFTHPGNPDWSHISFCQFAMPLEDDAGVPSGRNAVAIDPGKLDRSPCGTGCSARMAVLHAKGQLEVGGRFVGRSIIGSRFDCRLESETSVAGHRAIVPSICGRAWVTGTHQVMLDPEDPWPEGYRLSDTWPVKL; this is encoded by the coding sequence ATGCGCACGTCCCGCATCATCCACCTTGTCTCCGCCCATGCCGAAGGCGAAGTGGGAGATGTCATCGTGGGAGGCGTTGCTCCGCCTCCCGGCGAGACCCTGTGGGATCAACGCGCCTTCATTGCAAGCGACCAGACGCTCCGCAATTTCGTGCTGAACGAACCGCGCGGCGGCGTATTCAGGCACATCAACCTGCTGGTGCCGGCGAAACACCCGGATGCGCAGTTCGGCTTCATTGTCATGGAACCTGAACATACGCCGCCCATGTCCGGCTCAAACTCCATCTGCGTATCAACCGTACTGCTCGATACCGGACTGGTTGAGATGACGGAGCCGGAAACCCGGTTCAATCTCGAAGCACCCGGCGGTCTTGTCGCCGTCACGGCGCACTGCGAGGCCGGCAAGGCAAAATCCATCACCGTGCACAATGTGCCGTCGTTCGCCGACAAGCTGGATGCCCAACTGGAAGTGGAAGGCCACGGCACGCTGAACGTCGACACGGCATATGGTGGAGACAGTTTCGTGATTGTTGACGCACCGGCGCTTGGGTTTTCCATCCTGCCTGACGAAGCAAGGGACATTGCAACCCTTGGCGCACAGATCACCAAAGCCGCCAATGAGCAGCTCGGCTTCACCCATCCCGGCAATCCCGACTGGTCGCACATTTCGTTTTGCCAGTTCGCCATGCCTTTGGAAGATGACGCCGGCGTACCGTCAGGCCGCAATGCAGTTGCCATAGATCCCGGCAAGCTGGACCGCAGCCCCTGCGGCACCGGGTGTTCAGCCCGCATGGCGGTATTGCATGCAAAAGGACAGCTGGAAGTTGGAGGCCGCTTTGTGGGGCGCTCCATTATCGGGTCCCGGTTCGATTGTCGGCTGGAGAGTGAGACCAGTGTTGCCGGTCATCGTGCCATCGTGCCCAGCATCTGCGGCCGGGCCTGGGTCACCGGCACGCATCAGGTCATGCTGGATCCCGAAGATCCCTGGCCTGAAGGGTACCGCCTCTCCGACACCTGGCCGGTGAAGCTGTAA